A single region of the Streptomyces sp. NBC_00425 genome encodes:
- a CDS encoding response regulator transcription factor codes for MRVVIAEDSVLLREGLTRLLTDRGHDVVAGVGDAEALVKTITELDDEGALPDVVVADVRMPPTHTDEGVRAAVQLRKAHPGLGVLVLSQYVEERYATELLAGSSRGVGYLLKDRVAEVREFVDAVVRVAQGGTALDPEVVAQLLGRSRKQDVLAGLTPREREVLGLMAEGRTNSAVARQLVVSDGAVEKHVSNIFLKLGLSPSDGDHRRVLAVLTYLNS; via the coding sequence GTGCGGGTGGTCATCGCCGAGGATTCGGTGCTGTTGCGGGAGGGACTGACCCGGTTGCTCACCGACCGGGGACATGACGTGGTCGCGGGGGTCGGGGACGCCGAAGCCCTGGTCAAGACGATCACCGAGCTGGACGACGAGGGCGCGCTGCCCGACGTCGTCGTCGCGGACGTGCGGATGCCGCCGACCCACACGGACGAGGGAGTGCGGGCCGCCGTCCAACTGCGCAAGGCGCACCCCGGACTCGGCGTGCTGGTGCTGTCACAGTACGTGGAGGAGAGGTACGCCACCGAACTGCTGGCCGGTTCCAGTCGCGGGGTCGGATATCTCCTCAAGGACCGCGTGGCCGAGGTGCGGGAGTTCGTGGACGCCGTGGTGCGGGTCGCCCAGGGCGGCACCGCGCTGGACCCGGAGGTCGTGGCGCAACTGCTCGGGCGGAGCCGGAAGCAGGACGTGCTGGCCGGACTCACCCCTCGGGAGCGGGAGGTCCTCGGGCTGATGGCCGAGGGCCGGACGAACTCGGCGGTCGCCCGGCAGCTGGTCGTCAGCGACGGAGCCGTCGAGAAGCATGTCAGCAATATCTTCCTGAAGCTCGGGC